The Hymenobacter chitinivorans DSM 11115 genome window below encodes:
- a CDS encoding SAM-dependent methyltransferase — protein sequence MPQSEAEWFSTWFDSPYYHLLYRDRNHTEARVFIDELLTHLHPKPTTRLLDLACGKGRHAIYLSEKGYDVTGVDLSPESIAHAQQYAHEHLHFHVHDMRDPLPYGPFDFIFNLFTSFGYFANETENVVALRSAAAALRPGGKMVIDFMNTELTVRGLVAREEKTVDDITFHLRRHLDNDFIVKEISFVDRDGQQQHYQERVRALSQERFEEYFHMAGLRLAEVLGDYHLGPYDEKTSPRMIFVLKK from the coding sequence ATGCCACAATCCGAAGCCGAATGGTTTAGTACCTGGTTTGATTCGCCTTATTACCACCTGCTCTACCGGGACCGAAACCACACCGAAGCCCGGGTATTCATCGACGAGCTGCTCACCCACCTGCATCCTAAGCCCACGACCCGCCTGCTGGATCTGGCCTGCGGCAAAGGTCGGCACGCTATTTATCTGAGTGAGAAGGGTTATGACGTAACCGGCGTGGATTTGTCGCCGGAAAGTATTGCCCACGCCCAGCAGTACGCCCACGAGCACCTGCACTTTCATGTGCACGATATGCGCGACCCGCTGCCCTACGGTCCGTTCGACTTCATCTTCAACCTGTTTACCAGCTTCGGCTACTTCGCCAACGAAACCGAAAACGTGGTAGCACTCCGCTCGGCGGCGGCGGCCTTGCGGCCCGGGGGCAAGATGGTCATCGACTTCATGAACACCGAGCTGACGGTGCGCGGCCTGGTGGCCCGGGAAGAAAAAACCGTGGACGACATCACCTTTCACCTGCGCCGCCACCTCGACAACGACTTTATCGTCAAGGAAATCAGCTTCGTGGACCGCGACGGGCAGCAGCAGCACTACCAGGAGCGGGTGCGGGCCCTGAGCCAGGAGCGGTTTGAGGAGTACTTCCACATGGCTGGCCTGCGCCTAGCCGAAGTGCTGGGCGACTACCACCTGGGCCCCTACGACGAAAAGACCAGCCCCCGTATGATCTTCGTTTTGAAAAAATAG
- the nadC gene encoding carboxylating nicotinate-nucleotide diphosphorylase has translation MQNPSYLTPEALTTFIRTALAEDIGDGDHSSLASIPAEARNRAHLLVKDAGVLAGVELAHLIFREVDTDLQVEELLSDGALVKHGDVALIVEGRSQSILTAERLVLNCMQRMSAIATKTAYLTSLLAGTKAKLLDTRKTTPNFRICEKWAVLIGGGVNHRYGLFDGIILKDNHVDYAGGIRAAIEATQAYLTRTGRQLPIVVETRTLAEVQQVLEIGGVERIMLDNMAPALLREAVALVAGRFPTEASGGITEQTIADVAQTGVDFISVGALTHSVKSLDLSLKAF, from the coding sequence GTGCAAAACCCATCCTACCTGACTCCCGAAGCCCTTACCACCTTTATTCGGACGGCCCTGGCCGAGGATATCGGCGACGGCGACCATTCCTCCCTGGCCTCCATTCCGGCCGAGGCCCGCAACCGGGCCCATCTGCTGGTAAAAGACGCGGGCGTGCTGGCGGGCGTGGAGCTGGCCCACCTGATTTTTCGCGAAGTCGATACCGACCTGCAGGTGGAAGAGCTACTCAGCGACGGGGCCCTGGTGAAGCACGGCGACGTGGCCCTCATCGTGGAAGGCCGCTCCCAGAGCATCCTGACAGCTGAGCGCCTGGTGCTCAACTGCATGCAGCGCATGAGCGCCATTGCCACCAAAACGGCTTACCTGACCAGCCTGCTGGCCGGCACCAAGGCCAAGCTGCTCGACACCCGCAAGACGACGCCTAACTTCCGTATCTGCGAAAAGTGGGCCGTCCTCATCGGCGGCGGCGTAAATCACCGCTACGGACTTTTTGACGGTATTATTCTCAAAGACAACCACGTCGACTACGCCGGCGGCATCCGTGCGGCCATCGAGGCCACCCAGGCCTACCTCACGCGCACGGGCCGGCAGCTGCCCATCGTGGTCGAAACCCGCACCCTGGCCGAGGTGCAGCAAGTGCTTGAAATCGGCGGTGTCGAGCGGATTATGCTCGACAACATGGCCCCGGCCCTGCTGCGCGAAGCCGTAGCGCTTGTTGCCGGCCGCTTCCCCACCGAAGCCTCGGGCGGTATCACCGAGCAAACCATTGCCGACGTCGCCCAGACCGGCGTGGACTTCATCTCCGTCGGCGCCCTGACCCACTCCGTCAAAAGCCTGGATTTGAGCCTGAAAGCATTTTAA
- a CDS encoding ZIP family metal transporter: protein MWFAVFLLFLTVLGAGWLTRLVPTARTVWMKPLLAFSGAYLFTLTIMHLLPEALSVGPEFSHRIGYFVLAGFFGQLLLEVFSQGVEHGHVHYHTSHAGRVPFLLLFSLVLHSFLEGSILVKSPDAAGVGQSFYAILAGIALHHVPAAFALMAALLLRLNSFKRAFPYLIIFALAGPAGVVVSNYVVLEELLRGGWYAGLLGLVAGNFLHVSTTILFETSPEHHLNLPKLAATVAGCALALAVDMV from the coding sequence ATGTGGTTTGCCGTTTTTCTGTTGTTTCTGACCGTGCTGGGGGCCGGGTGGCTGACTCGGCTCGTGCCAACGGCCCGCACCGTGTGGATGAAGCCGCTGCTGGCGTTTAGCGGCGCCTACCTCTTCACGCTGACCATCATGCACCTGCTGCCGGAGGCCCTGAGCGTGGGTCCGGAGTTTAGTCACCGCATTGGATACTTTGTGCTGGCCGGCTTTTTTGGGCAGCTACTGCTGGAGGTTTTTTCGCAGGGCGTGGAGCACGGGCACGTGCACTACCACACCTCCCACGCCGGACGGGTGCCGTTTCTGCTGTTGTTCTCGCTCGTGCTGCACTCCTTTTTGGAGGGCAGCATCCTGGTGAAGTCGCCGGATGCGGCGGGGGTGGGCCAGAGCTTCTACGCTATTCTGGCCGGTATTGCTCTGCACCACGTTCCGGCCGCATTTGCCCTGATGGCGGCCCTGTTGCTGCGGCTCAACAGCTTTAAACGGGCCTTTCCCTACCTGATCATCTTTGCGCTGGCCGGGCCGGCAGGTGTTGTCGTCAGCAACTACGTGGTGCTGGAAGAGCTGCTGCGGGGTGGTTGGTATGCGGGCTTGCTGGGGTTGGTGGCCGGCAACTTTCTGCACGTCTCCACCACCATCCTGTTTGAAACCAGCCCCGAGCACCACCTCAACCTGCCCAAGCTGGCGGCTACCGTGGCCGGCTGCGCCCTGGCTCTGGCCGTGGATATGGTGTAA
- a CDS encoding DUF4783 domain-containing protein, with the protein MKRNIFQVITVVWFLLLSVTVLAQGEAFTPVRNAIRSGSSRELSQYFGSTVELSFDGDKQSYSSTQAEFVMKDFFAKNSPAGFDFVHYGGSNEGTPYAVGKYVSKTGAYRMFVKMKSAQGSLVIDTIDFTKE; encoded by the coding sequence ATGAAACGCAACATTTTTCAGGTTATTACCGTCGTCTGGTTCTTGTTACTTTCCGTAACGGTACTGGCCCAGGGTGAAGCCTTCACGCCGGTCCGCAATGCCATCCGCAGCGGCTCGTCCCGGGAACTGTCCCAGTACTTTGGGTCGACGGTCGAGCTGAGCTTCGATGGGGACAAGCAAAGCTACAGCTCCACCCAGGCCGAGTTTGTGATGAAAGACTTCTTCGCCAAAAACTCCCCCGCCGGGTTCGACTTTGTCCACTACGGTGGTAGTAACGAAGGAACTCCCTACGCGGTTGGCAAATACGTCAGCAAAACCGGGGCCTACCGGATGTTCGTCAAGATGAAGTCGGCGCAGGGCAGCCTGGTGATTGACACAATTGATTTCACCAAGGAATAA
- a CDS encoding DnaJ C-terminal domain-containing protein, with product MDYKDYYKILGVEKNATTDQIKKAYRKLARQYHPDVNPNDPNAERKFKEVNEANEVLSDEEKRRKYDQLGADWQRYQQAGAGRGGQPGGGGFDWSQYTQGGGGFEGFGGGGSNDPFGGADFSDFFSSIFGGAGGSPRPAAGQDYQAELELTLEDAYQGGPRTLTVNGKKLRINIQPGVEDGQTIRLRDQGAPGRNGGPSGSLYITIRLQPDARYTRTGADLTMDVPVSIYKALLGGEQVVDTFSGPVKIKIKPETPNGTRLRLRGKGFPVYKQAGQFGDLYLRLTLTLPQNLTEEEKALIQQLATLRNEA from the coding sequence GACCAAATCAAGAAGGCTTACCGCAAGCTGGCCCGCCAGTATCACCCCGACGTAAACCCGAACGACCCGAATGCGGAGCGTAAGTTCAAGGAAGTAAACGAGGCCAACGAGGTGCTCAGCGACGAGGAAAAACGCCGCAAGTACGACCAGCTCGGGGCCGACTGGCAGCGCTACCAGCAGGCCGGGGCCGGCCGGGGCGGGCAGCCCGGCGGCGGGGGCTTCGACTGGTCGCAGTACACCCAGGGCGGCGGCGGTTTCGAAGGCTTTGGCGGGGGTGGCAGCAATGACCCGTTCGGTGGGGCTGACTTTTCTGACTTTTTCAGCTCCATCTTCGGCGGGGCCGGCGGCAGTCCGCGGCCGGCGGCCGGCCAGGACTACCAAGCCGAGCTGGAGCTGACCCTGGAAGATGCCTATCAGGGCGGGCCCCGCACGCTGACCGTGAACGGCAAAAAGCTGCGCATCAACATTCAGCCCGGCGTGGAAGACGGGCAAACCATCCGCCTGCGCGACCAGGGCGCCCCGGGCCGCAACGGTGGGCCCAGCGGCTCGCTCTACATCACCATCCGGCTGCAGCCCGACGCACGCTATACCCGCACCGGCGCCGACCTGACCATGGACGTACCCGTGAGCATCTACAAGGCCCTGCTGGGCGGCGAGCAGGTGGTGGACACGTTTTCGGGGCCGGTTAAAATCAAGATTAAGCCCGAAACCCCGAACGGCACCCGGCTGCGGCTGCGCGGCAAGGGCTTTCCGGTGTACAAGCAGGCCGGGCAGTTTGGCGACCTGTACCTGCGCCTGACCCTGACTTTGCCCCAAAACCTGACCGAGGAAGAAAAAGCGTTAATCCAGCAACTGGCTACTCTCCGCAACGAAGCTTAA